A single window of Pseudomonas benzenivorans DNA harbors:
- a CDS encoding protein-glutamate methylesterase/protein-glutamine glutaminase yields the protein MVVKVLVVDDSGFFRRRVSEILSADANIKVIGTATNGREAIDQALALRPDVITMDYEMPMMDGITAVRNIMQRCPTPVLMFSSLTHEGARVTLDALDAGAVDFLPKNFEDISRNPEKVRQLLCEKVHSIARSNRRSVGVVAPAASASAATAAPSRPTTPSALARPAPSPHATVAGGTPAASAAPKRKAYKLVAIGTSTGGPVALQRVLTQLPANFPAPIVLIQHMPAAFTKAFAERLDKLCRINVKEAEDGDLLRPGMALLAPGGKQMMIDGRGAIRILPGDERLNYKPCVDITFGSAAKSYHDKVLAVVLTGMGADGREGARLLKQGGSQVWAQDEASCVIYGMPMAVVKANLADAVYGLEEIARHLTEACL from the coding sequence ATGGTTGTCAAGGTACTGGTGGTGGACGACTCCGGCTTCTTCCGCCGGCGGGTATCGGAGATTCTCTCGGCCGATGCCAACATCAAGGTGATAGGCACCGCCACCAACGGTCGTGAAGCCATCGATCAGGCGTTGGCCCTGCGGCCGGACGTGATCACCATGGACTATGAAATGCCCATGATGGATGGCATCACCGCGGTGCGGAACATCATGCAACGCTGTCCGACCCCGGTGTTGATGTTTTCCTCTCTGACCCACGAGGGCGCACGGGTCACCCTCGACGCCCTGGATGCCGGGGCGGTGGATTTTCTGCCGAAGAACTTCGAGGACATCTCGCGCAACCCGGAGAAGGTCAGGCAGCTGCTCTGCGAGAAGGTGCACAGCATCGCCCGCAGCAACAGGCGCAGTGTCGGCGTGGTAGCGCCGGCGGCCTCCGCATCAGCCGCTACCGCCGCGCCGTCGAGGCCGACGACGCCAAGCGCGCTCGCGCGCCCGGCGCCATCGCCACACGCGACTGTGGCAGGCGGCACGCCGGCAGCCAGCGCGGCACCCAAGCGCAAGGCCTACAAGCTGGTCGCCATCGGCACCTCGACCGGTGGTCCGGTGGCCCTGCAGCGTGTGCTGACCCAGCTGCCGGCCAACTTTCCCGCGCCCATCGTGCTGATCCAGCACATGCCGGCGGCCTTTACCAAGGCCTTTGCCGAGCGCCTGGACAAGCTCTGCCGGATCAACGTGAAGGAGGCCGAGGATGGCGACCTGCTACGTCCCGGCATGGCGCTGCTGGCGCCTGGCGGCAAGCAGATGATGATCGACGGGCGCGGTGCGATCCGCATCCTGCCGGGTGACGAACGGCTGAACTACAAGCCCTGTGTGGACATCACCTTCGGCTCTGCGGCCAAGTCCTATCATGACAAGGTGCTGGCGGTGGTGCTCACCGGCATGGGCGCCGATGGTCGCGAGGGCGCGCGCCTGCTCAAGCAGGGCGGCAGCCAGGTGTGGGCACAGGACGAGGCCAGCTGCGTGATCTATGGCATGCCGATGGCGGTGGTCAAGGCCAACCTGGCCGACGCCGTCTACGGTCTCGAGGAGATTGCCAGGCACCTGACCGAGGCCTGCCTGTAA
- a CDS encoding flagellar motor protein has product MDVLSLIGVILAFVAILGGNYLEGGHAAALLNGPAALIVIGGTLGAAFLQAPVSVFKRALVILRWIFFPPRVDLAGGVNHVVGWSMTARKEGLLGLEALADAEIDPYARKGLQLLVDGAEPEAIRSILEVDLYTQEGRDMQAAKVYESMGGYAPTIGIIGAVMGLIHVMGNLADPSMLGSGIAVAFVATIYGVGFANLLLLPIGNKLKAVAQRQSRYREMLLEGILSIAEGENPRSIELKLQGFMD; this is encoded by the coding sequence ATGGATGTGCTGAGCCTCATCGGCGTCATCCTGGCGTTCGTCGCCATCCTGGGCGGCAACTACCTAGAGGGCGGGCATGCGGCGGCCCTGCTCAACGGCCCGGCGGCGCTGATCGTGATCGGCGGCACCCTGGGCGCGGCATTCCTGCAGGCGCCGGTCAGCGTGTTCAAGCGGGCCCTGGTGATACTGCGCTGGATCTTCTTTCCGCCACGGGTCGATCTGGCCGGCGGTGTCAATCATGTCGTCGGCTGGAGCATGACGGCGCGCAAGGAGGGCCTGCTTGGCCTGGAAGCGCTGGCCGACGCGGAGATCGACCCCTATGCGCGCAAGGGCCTGCAATTGCTGGTGGACGGCGCCGAGCCCGAGGCCATTCGCAGCATTCTCGAGGTCGACCTGTATACCCAGGAGGGCCGCGACATGCAGGCGGCCAAGGTGTACGAGAGCATGGGCGGCTATGCGCCGACCATCGGCATCATCGGTGCGGTGATGGGCCTGATCCACGTGATGGGCAACCTGGCCGACCCGAGCATGCTCGGCAGCGGTATCGCCGTGGCGTTCGTCGCTACAATCTACGGGGTGGGGTTCGCCAACCTGTTGCTGCTGCCGATCGGCAACAAGCTCAAGGCCGTGGCCCAGCGCCAGTCACGCTACCGCGAGATGCTGCTCGAAGGCATCCTGTCCATCGCCGAGGGCGAGAACCCGCGCTCCATCGAGCTGAAGCTGCAAGGCTTCATGGATTGA
- the motD gene encoding flagellar motor protein MotD, which yields MARRRHHEEHENHERWLVSYADFITLLFAFFVVMYSISSINEGKYKVLSDSLVGVFNQPERSLQPIAVGEQRLSSSAPEPALSDEGGEQAAADSLKDIADSVREAFGDLIQAEQLKVRGNELWIEIELSSSLLFPSGDALPNNAAFTIIEKVAKILAPYENPVHVEGFTDNLPIKTPQFPTNWELSAARAASIVRMLAMDGVKPQRLASVGYGEFQPVADNATAEGRARNRRVVLVISRNLDVRRSVAGVGSANARPDPALQRAGMQPAATPTAQASQTGVVNSPSPAP from the coding sequence ATGGCCCGCAGACGGCACCACGAAGAGCATGAAAACCACGAGCGCTGGCTGGTCTCCTATGCGGACTTCATCACCCTGCTGTTCGCCTTTTTCGTGGTGATGTACTCGATTTCCTCGATCAACGAGGGCAAGTACAAGGTGCTCTCGGACAGCCTGGTCGGGGTGTTCAACCAGCCCGAGCGCTCGCTCCAGCCGATTGCCGTGGGCGAGCAGCGCCTGAGCAGCAGTGCACCAGAGCCTGCGCTGTCCGATGAGGGCGGCGAGCAAGCGGCCGCCGATTCACTCAAGGACATCGCCGACAGCGTACGCGAGGCGTTCGGCGACCTGATCCAGGCCGAGCAGCTCAAGGTGCGCGGCAATGAGCTGTGGATCGAGATCGAACTCAGCTCCAGCCTGCTGTTTCCCAGTGGCGACGCCTTGCCGAACAATGCGGCGTTCACGATCATCGAAAAGGTTGCCAAAATCCTGGCGCCCTACGAAAACCCGGTGCATGTCGAGGGCTTCACCGACAACCTGCCGATCAAGACCCCGCAGTTTCCGACCAACTGGGAGCTGTCGGCGGCGCGCGCCGCGAGTATTGTGCGCATGCTGGCCATGGATGGGGTCAAACCACAGCGCCTGGCGTCGGTGGGCTATGGCGAGTTTCAGCCGGTGGCCGACAATGCCACGGCGGAAGGGCGGGCGCGCAATCGTCGGGTGGTGCTGGTGATTTCCCGCAACCTGGATGTCCGTCGCAGCGTTGCCGGGGTCGGCAGCGCCAATGCGCGACCCGATCCGGCATTGCAGCGTGCTGGCATGCAACCTGCAGCAACGCCTACAGCGCAGGCATCGCAAACCGGTGTCGTCAATTCCCCGTCGCCAGCCCCATGA
- a CDS encoding ParA family protein: MRVWAVANQKGGVGKTTTSIALAGLLADAGKRVVVVDLDPHGSMTSYFGHDPDALERSTFDLFLHQGSVPAGLPQQLLLPTSHERMSLLPSSTALATLERQSPGQNGLGLVIAKSLAQLWQDFDHAVIDSPPLLGVLMVNALAASQQLAIPVQTEFLAVKGLERMVSTLTMINRSRKQALPYTIVPTLFDRRTQASLSTLRVLRNSYPENLWPAYIPVDTRLRDASRAGLTPSQFDHNSRGTIAYRALLKHLLGQQPAAQVA; this comes from the coding sequence ATGAGAGTCTGGGCAGTAGCCAATCAAAAAGGTGGCGTCGGTAAGACCACCACCTCCATCGCCCTGGCCGGCCTGCTGGCCGATGCCGGCAAGCGCGTGGTCGTGGTCGACCTCGACCCCCACGGGTCGATGACCAGCTATTTCGGCCATGATCCGGATGCGCTGGAGCGCAGCACCTTCGACCTGTTCCTGCATCAGGGCAGTGTGCCCGCGGGCCTGCCGCAGCAGTTGCTGCTGCCGACCAGCCACGAGCGCATGTCGCTGCTGCCCTCGAGCACGGCCCTGGCCACCCTCGAACGGCAATCGCCGGGGCAGAACGGCCTGGGTCTGGTGATTGCCAAGAGCCTGGCCCAGTTGTGGCAGGACTTCGATCATGCGGTGATCGACAGCCCGCCGCTGCTGGGCGTGCTGATGGTCAATGCCCTGGCGGCCAGCCAGCAGCTGGCGATCCCGGTGCAGACCGAGTTTCTCGCGGTGAAGGGGCTGGAACGCATGGTCAGCACGCTGACAATGATCAACCGCTCGCGCAAGCAGGCGCTGCCCTACACCATAGTGCCGACCCTGTTCGATCGCCGCACCCAGGCCTCGCTGAGCACCTTGCGCGTGTTGCGCAACAGTTACCCGGAAAACCTCTGGCCGGCCTACATCCCGGTCGACACCCGCTTGCGCGATGCCAGCCGCGCGGGGCTGACGCCTTCCCAGTTCGATCACAACAGCCGCGGCACCATTGCCTACCGTGCGCTGCTCAAGCACCTGCTGGGGCAGCAGCCGGCCGCGCAGGTGGCTTGA
- a CDS encoding CheW domain-containing protein, with translation MSRPLATASRPQLALQSYLDSLLQEAAIELAESSVLDEFQAAVLEEQVRDARQLPVPPLALVEPLPSTPMEPPAPREAEVVAEAPAQLIQPIAELNRPAPQAPRPPLLQLEGRPDWAQEPFECLLFDVAGLTLAVPLVCLGSIYPLAGQELTPLFGQPDWFLGILPCQAGNLKVLDTARWVMPERYRDDFRQGLQYVISVEGYEWGLAVHQVSRSIRLDPDEIKWRGQRTQRPWLAGTVIEHMCALLDVAALAELIASGAAKRMVNGQLH, from the coding sequence ATGAGTCGTCCACTTGCCACCGCTTCGCGTCCCCAACTGGCCTTGCAGTCCTATCTGGACAGCTTGTTGCAGGAGGCTGCTATCGAGCTGGCCGAGAGCAGTGTCCTCGATGAGTTCCAGGCGGCCGTGCTGGAGGAGCAGGTGCGCGATGCCCGCCAGCTGCCTGTGCCGCCGCTCGCCCTGGTCGAACCGTTGCCCAGCACGCCCATGGAGCCGCCAGCGCCGCGCGAGGCCGAGGTCGTGGCCGAGGCGCCAGCGCAGCTGATCCAGCCGATCGCCGAATTGAATCGGCCCGCGCCACAGGCTCCGCGGCCGCCCCTGCTGCAGCTGGAGGGGCGGCCGGACTGGGCGCAGGAGCCGTTCGAGTGCCTGTTGTTCGATGTCGCCGGCCTGACGCTGGCAGTGCCGCTGGTGTGCCTGGGCTCGATCTATCCTTTGGCCGGCCAGGAGTTGACCCCCTTGTTCGGCCAGCCGGACTGGTTTCTCGGCATACTGCCGTGCCAGGCCGGCAACCTGAAGGTGCTGGATACCGCGCGCTGGGTCATGCCCGAGCGCTATCGCGACGATTTCCGCCAGGGCCTGCAGTACGTGATTTCCGTGGAGGGCTACGAGTGGGGGCTTGCGGTGCATCAGGTCAGCCGTTCGATCCGCCTGGACCCGGACGAGATCAAGTGGCGCGGCCAGCGTACCCAGCGGCCGTGGTTGGCCGGCACGGTGATCGAGCACATGTGCGCCCTGCTGGATGTGGCAGCCCTGGCCGAGCTTATCGCCAGTGGCGCGGCCAAGCGCATGGTCAATGGCCAGCTGCACTGA
- a CDS encoding chemotaxis protein CheW, protein MKKNSAQGAEDPILQWVTFRLDNETYGINVMQVQEVLRYTEIAPVPGAPSYVLGIINLRGNVVTVIDTRQRFGLDSAPVSDNTRIVIIEADKQVVGILVDSVAEVVYLRQSEVETAPNVGNDESAKFIQGVCNKNGELLILVELDKMMSEEEWSELESI, encoded by the coding sequence ATGAAGAAAAATTCCGCACAGGGTGCCGAAGATCCCATTCTGCAGTGGGTGACTTTCCGCCTGGACAACGAGACCTACGGCATCAACGTGATGCAGGTCCAGGAGGTGCTGCGCTACACCGAAATAGCCCCGGTGCCGGGCGCGCCGAGCTATGTGCTGGGCATCATCAACCTGCGCGGCAACGTGGTGACGGTCATCGACACCCGCCAGCGTTTCGGCCTGGACTCGGCGCCGGTGAGCGACAACACCCGCATCGTCATCATCGAGGCGGACAAGCAGGTGGTCGGCATCCTGGTCGACAGCGTGGCCGAGGTGGTCTACCTGCGGCAATCCGAGGTGGAGACCGCGCCGAATGTCGGCAACGACGAGTCGGCCAAGTTCATTCAGGGCGTGTGCAACAAGAACGGCGAGCTGCTGATTCTGGTCGAGCTGGACAAGATGATGAGCGAGGAAGAGTGGTCCGAGCTGGAGAGTATCTGA
- a CDS encoding DUF2802 domain-containing protein, whose protein sequence is MLGVALLVLALVCLGLVGACVWLAAQQRHAAQLQVERDAARDQRLKELSKRLDAYLAGSVRMGEELHELRRIVAPLPDKLNQIEQRDPSSLSFTQAARLVGLGASVDDLTQSCGLTKAEAELVSKLHRAKSPKP, encoded by the coding sequence ATGCTCGGGGTCGCGCTGCTGGTGCTCGCACTGGTCTGTCTGGGACTGGTCGGCGCCTGCGTCTGGCTGGCCGCCCAACAGCGGCACGCGGCTCAGTTGCAGGTCGAGCGCGACGCGGCCCGTGATCAGCGGCTCAAGGAATTGAGCAAACGCCTGGATGCCTACCTCGCGGGCAGCGTGCGCATGGGTGAAGAGTTGCATGAGCTGCGCCGCATCGTCGCGCCGCTGCCGGACAAGCTGAACCAGATCGAGCAGCGTGACCCCAGCAGCCTGTCCTTTACCCAGGCGGCCCGCCTGGTCGGCCTGGGCGCCAGCGTCGACGACCTGACCCAGTCCTGCGGCCTGACCAAGGCCGAGGCGGAGCTGGTCAGCAAGCTGCATCGCGCCAAATCGCCGAAGCCCTGA
- a CDS encoding rhodanese-like domain-containing protein: MRGLLVVLLCAVVWLPVQAREAPMIVDGAITINVLQAKYLYDRGALFIDVRPSREWGWGHVRGAVHLDLADRFAALAMSHWPRHMPLVIYCDSEVCLRSALASHLAVTWGYERVFYFRGGYFAWQLFDFPLGKGQEREAVAISEEGH; the protein is encoded by the coding sequence ATGCGCGGCTTGCTGGTTGTCCTGCTGTGCGCGGTAGTCTGGCTGCCGGTTCAGGCTCGAGAGGCGCCCATGATCGTCGATGGGGCGATCACCATCAATGTGCTGCAGGCCAAGTACCTGTATGACCGCGGCGCGTTGTTCATCGATGTACGGCCGTCGCGGGAGTGGGGCTGGGGCCATGTGCGTGGCGCCGTTCACCTCGACCTGGCTGACCGCTTCGCCGCCCTGGCCATGTCCCACTGGCCTCGGCACATGCCGCTGGTGATCTACTGCGACAGCGAGGTCTGCCTGCGCAGCGCTCTGGCTTCGCACCTGGCGGTGACCTGGGGCTACGAGCGGGTGTTCTACTTTCGTGGCGGCTATTTCGCCTGGCAGCTGTTCGACTTCCCCCTGGGCAAGGGCCAGGAGCGCGAAGCGGTGGCGATCAGCGAGGAGGGCCACTGA
- a CDS encoding EscU/YscU/HrcU family type III secretion system export apparatus switch protein codes for MKRQAPRQAIALTYDGQNAPTLSAKGDDELAEAILAIAREHEVPIYENADLVSLLARLELGEAIPEQLYRCIAEIIAFAWYLKGKCPPGFGQERDTTPPRPLLSGPPR; via the coding sequence ATGAAACGACAAGCGCCTCGCCAAGCCATCGCCCTGACCTACGATGGGCAGAACGCCCCGACCCTCAGCGCCAAGGGCGATGACGAACTGGCCGAAGCGATCCTGGCGATCGCCCGCGAGCATGAAGTGCCGATCTATGAGAACGCCGACCTGGTAAGCCTGCTGGCACGCCTTGAACTGGGCGAGGCGATTCCCGAGCAACTCTATCGATGCATCGCCGAGATCATCGCCTTTGCCTGGTACCTGAAGGGCAAATGCCCGCCGGGCTTTGGCCAGGAGCGCGACACGACGCCGCCGCGCCCCTTGCTCAGTGGCCCTCCTCGCTGA
- the fliK gene encoding flagellar hook-length control protein FliK: MSEIGSARPVSALPPSGRPGAAASDLALKLLQPLQGLLASGETAQAEVIALKEAAQSFQVLLKLTLENGRQTILQASSPRPLAQGTALAVTALSETRLAVALKAGGDAALTSLDLEQLPLGTLLQGKVVAREQLVQAQSQQAVYKVLVKLLNTPLAGSKLALETPLPLPLGSLISAQVKGSQALSFLPLNTRLDQLELSQQLTSQQSRQGSLEGLLKALQGVQNQNALPDGLRGSIDKLLGALPDAGQLSTAKGLGQALENSGLFLESKLLGGQGGALPADLKANLLRLVSQLLPGLPAGAPFTAANAGAALAQALPAFARDILGNLGQAGARQQALRFPLPSRLLQSMEGEADLEALLKLAAAAIARLQTHQLSSLAQSQTGPDGNLLTTWQLELPMRHQQELVPLQVKIQRDEPQKDSAGEHKEMLWRVELAFDLAPLGPLQVQAQLARGSLSSRLWAERGSTVALIDSELQTLRERLTAAGLAVGELSCSQGTPPQGPRTSLEQRWVDETA, encoded by the coding sequence ATGAGCGAAATCGGCAGCGCCCGTCCCGTTTCAGCCCTACCGCCCAGCGGCCGCCCCGGCGCCGCTGCCAGCGATCTGGCGCTCAAGCTGCTGCAACCGTTGCAGGGCCTGCTGGCCAGCGGCGAGACGGCCCAGGCCGAGGTGATCGCGCTCAAGGAGGCGGCGCAGAGCTTCCAGGTGCTGCTCAAGCTGACCCTGGAAAACGGCCGGCAGACCATCCTGCAGGCCAGCAGTCCGCGCCCCTTGGCCCAGGGCACCGCGCTGGCGGTCACCGCCCTGTCGGAGACCCGCCTGGCGGTCGCCCTCAAGGCCGGCGGCGATGCGGCCCTGACCAGCCTGGATCTCGAACAGCTGCCCCTCGGTACCCTGCTGCAAGGCAAGGTCGTGGCCCGCGAGCAACTGGTCCAGGCGCAATCGCAGCAGGCGGTGTACAAGGTCCTGGTCAAGCTGCTGAACACCCCGCTGGCCGGCAGCAAGCTGGCCCTGGAAACTCCCCTGCCGCTGCCCCTGGGCAGTCTGATCAGCGCCCAGGTCAAGGGCAGCCAGGCCTTGAGCTTTCTGCCTTTGAACACACGCCTTGACCAGCTGGAGCTGAGCCAGCAACTGACCAGCCAGCAGAGTCGCCAGGGCTCGCTGGAGGGCCTGCTCAAGGCCCTCCAGGGCGTGCAAAACCAGAACGCCTTGCCCGATGGCCTGCGCGGCAGCATCGACAAACTGCTCGGCGCCCTGCCCGATGCCGGCCAGCTGAGCACGGCCAAGGGCCTCGGCCAGGCGCTGGAAAACAGCGGGCTGTTTCTCGAAAGCAAGCTGCTCGGTGGCCAGGGCGGCGCCCTGCCCGCCGACCTCAAGGCCAACCTGCTGCGCCTGGTCAGCCAGTTGCTGCCCGGCTTGCCGGCAGGCGCGCCCTTCACCGCGGCCAACGCCGGCGCCGCCCTGGCGCAGGCGCTGCCCGCCTTCGCCCGCGACATCCTCGGCAACCTCGGCCAGGCCGGCGCGCGCCAGCAAGCCCTGCGCTTTCCCCTGCCATCGCGCCTGCTGCAGTCGATGGAAGGCGAGGCCGACCTCGAGGCCCTGCTGAAGCTCGCCGCCGCGGCCATCGCGCGCCTGCAGACCCACCAGCTGTCCAGCCTGGCGCAGAGCCAGACCGGCCCAGACGGCAACCTGCTGACGACCTGGCAACTGGAGCTACCGATGCGCCACCAGCAGGAACTGGTGCCGCTGCAGGTAAAGATTCAGCGCGACGAACCGCAGAAGGACTCGGCCGGCGAACACAAGGAAATGCTCTGGCGGGTCGAGCTGGCCTTCGACCTGGCCCCCCTGGGGCCGTTGCAGGTGCAGGCGCAGCTGGCCCGCGGCAGCCTGTCCAGTCGGCTCTGGGCCGAGCGTGGCAGCACCGTCGCACTGATCGACAGCGAACTGCAGACGCTGCGTGAGCGGCTGACCGCCGCCGGCCTGGCGGTCGGCGAGCTGAGCTGCAGCCAGGGCACGCCGCCACAGGGCCCTCGGACGTCCCTGGAACAACGCTGGGTGGATGAAACCGCATGA
- the ccmA gene encoding cytochrome c biogenesis heme-transporting ATPase CcmA yields the protein MLFEDLELRLLPGEMLQVAGPNGSGKTSLLRLLAGLMQPTAGEIRLNGRPLSRQRVELARNLLWIGHAAGIKGLLSAEENLAWLCALHRPAGREAIWQALEAVGLRGFEDVPCHTLSAGQQRRVGLARLYLDGPPLWILDEPFTALDKAAVAQLEAHLAEHCRRGGTVVLTTHHSLAIKPAGYRELDLGQRAA from the coding sequence ATGCTCTTCGAGGATCTGGAGCTGCGTCTGCTGCCCGGCGAAATGCTCCAGGTCGCAGGCCCCAACGGCAGTGGCAAGACCAGTCTACTGCGTCTGCTCGCCGGATTGATGCAGCCTACCGCCGGCGAGATTCGCCTGAACGGGCGGCCGCTGTCCCGGCAACGCGTGGAGCTGGCGCGCAACCTGTTGTGGATCGGCCATGCCGCCGGCATCAAGGGCCTGCTCAGCGCCGAAGAGAACCTCGCCTGGCTCTGTGCCCTGCATCGCCCGGCTGGCCGCGAGGCCATCTGGCAGGCCCTGGAGGCGGTCGGCCTGCGCGGCTTCGAGGATGTGCCCTGTCATACCCTCTCGGCTGGCCAGCAGCGGCGCGTCGGCCTGGCCCGCCTGTATCTCGACGGGCCGCCGCTGTGGATTCTCGACGAGCCCTTCACCGCCCTGGACAAGGCCGCGGTCGCCCAGCTGGAGGCCCACCTGGCCGAACACTGCCGGCGCGGCGGTACGGTGGTGCTGACCACGCACCATAGCCTGGCGATCAAGCCCGCGGGCTATCGCGAGCTGGACCTGGGGCAGCGCGCCGCATGA
- the ccmB gene encoding heme exporter protein CcmB, with protein MSNVFTLLLAREARLLFRRPAELANPLVFFAIVIALFPLAVGPETQLLQTLSPGLVWVAALLAVLLSLDGLFRSDFEDGSLEQWVLSPHPLPLLVLAKVLAHWLFSGLALVLLAPLLALMLGLPGRCLPVLLLSLLLGTPVLSLLGAVGAALTVGLKRGGLLLALLILPLYIPVLILGSGALQASLQGLPALGHLLWLGSLTALAVTLTPFAIAAGLTISVAE; from the coding sequence ATGAGCAACGTATTCACTCTGCTGCTGGCCCGCGAAGCGCGCCTGCTGTTCCGCCGCCCGGCCGAACTGGCCAACCCGCTGGTGTTCTTCGCCATCGTGATTGCCCTGTTTCCCCTGGCCGTGGGCCCGGAGACCCAGTTGTTGCAGACCCTGTCGCCAGGGCTGGTGTGGGTGGCGGCCCTGCTCGCTGTGCTGCTGTCCCTGGACGGCCTGTTTCGCAGCGATTTCGAGGACGGCTCCCTGGAACAGTGGGTCCTTTCGCCGCACCCGTTGCCCCTTCTGGTGTTGGCCAAGGTGCTGGCACACTGGCTGTTCTCCGGCCTGGCTCTGGTGCTGCTGGCGCCGCTGCTGGCCCTGATGCTCGGCCTGCCGGGGCGCTGCCTGCCGGTGCTGCTGCTGTCGCTGTTGCTCGGCACGCCGGTGCTGAGCCTGCTTGGCGCGGTGGGCGCGGCGCTGACAGTCGGGCTCAAGCGTGGCGGTCTGTTGCTGGCGCTGCTGATCCTGCCGCTGTACATCCCGGTGCTGATCCTCGGCAGCGGCGCGCTGCAGGCCAGCCTGCAAGGGCTGCCCGCGCTCGGCCACCTGCTGTGGTTGGGCAGCCTCACCGCTTTGGCGGTGACCCTGACACCTTTTGCCATAGCCGCTGGTCTGACAATTAGCGTCGCCGAGTAG